The proteins below are encoded in one region of Flavobacterium nackdongense:
- the hemE gene encoding uroporphyrinogen decarboxylase: MIKNDLFLKALRGETVERPPVWMMRQAGRYLPEFRALRDKYDFFTRCETPELAAEITVQPIRRIGPDAAILFSDILVVPRAMGIHVELKDNLGPIIPNPIRTMEQVNQVFVPNIQETLGYVMDAVKLTKEMLNDEVPLIGFAGSPWTIFCYAVEGKGSKSFDTAKGFCFSNPVAAHTLLQKITDTTILYLKEKVKAGCNAIQIFDSWGGMLSPVDYQEFSWKYINQIVEALADETQVIVFGKGCWFALGEMGKSKAAALGVDWTCTPRNARYLSGGNITLQGNFDPSRLLSPIPVIKKMVHEMIDEFGKDKYIANLGHGILPNIPVDHAKAFVDAVKEYRQK, translated from the coding sequence ATGATAAAGAACGATTTATTTTTAAAAGCATTACGAGGAGAAACTGTTGAACGCCCACCCGTTTGGATGATGCGTCAAGCCGGAAGATATTTGCCTGAATTCAGAGCATTGCGTGATAAATATGATTTTTTTACTCGTTGCGAAACACCGGAATTGGCTGCAGAAATCACCGTACAACCCATTCGCAGAATTGGACCAGATGCAGCGATTTTGTTTTCGGATATTTTGGTGGTGCCAAGAGCGATGGGAATTCACGTGGAATTGAAAGACAATTTGGGGCCGATTATCCCGAATCCAATCCGCACAATGGAACAAGTCAATCAAGTTTTTGTGCCAAACATTCAAGAAACTTTGGGTTATGTGATGGATGCCGTGAAATTGACCAAAGAAATGTTGAACGATGAGGTGCCATTAATTGGTTTTGCTGGTTCGCCTTGGACGATTTTCTGTTATGCTGTAGAAGGAAAAGGCTCGAAAAGTTTTGATACTGCCAAAGGATTTTGTTTCTCAAACCCAGTTGCGGCTCACACTTTATTACAAAAAATCACAGATACTACTATTTTATATTTAAAAGAAAAAGTAAAAGCAGGTTGCAATGCTATTCAGATTTTTGATTCTTGGGGCGGAATGCTTTCGCCAGTCGATTATCAGGAATTCTCTTGGAAATACATCAACCAAATCGTGGAAGCTTTGGCAGATGAAACACAAGTCATTGTTTTCGGAAAAGGATGTTGGTTTGCGCTTGGGGAAATGGGAAAAAGCAAAGCTGCTGCACTTGGAGTAGATTGGACTTGTACGCCGAGAAACGCCCGTTATTTGTCAGGTGGAAACATCACTTTGCAAGGAAATTTCGATCCGTCAAGATTGCTTTCGCCAATTCCTGTCATCAAGAAAATGGTTCACGAAATGATTGACGAATTCGGAAAAGATAAATATATTGCCAATTTAGGTCACGGAATTTTGCCCAATATTCCTGTAGATCACGCCAAAGCGTTTGTGGATGCGGTGAAGGAGTATAGACAAAAGTAG
- a CDS encoding uroporphyrinogen-III synthase, which translates to MTKQLTILSTKILSNEQRQAFINAKIDLLEDNFIAITNTDFELSNINQNLIFSSQNAILSLMEQPHWEQLQSKTVFCVGLKSKELLEKNGFTVAVYMDYASELAEIITLIYNKESFTFFSGNLRKETLPQALKAAAVEFNEIETYQTKLTPFKISKEEKFDGIMFFSPSAVESYLKDNKIKNEICFCIGETTAEALKGVTKNIVLPEIPSTELLIEEVIQKFNLDIN; encoded by the coding sequence ATGACTAAGCAACTCACCATTCTATCCACAAAAATACTGTCGAACGAACAACGACAAGCTTTTATTAATGCCAAAATTGATCTTTTGGAAGACAATTTTATAGCAATAACCAACACGGATTTTGAATTAAGCAATATCAATCAAAACCTTATTTTTAGCAGTCAAAATGCGATTTTAAGTTTGATGGAACAACCCCATTGGGAACAATTGCAATCTAAAACCGTTTTTTGTGTAGGTTTAAAATCCAAAGAATTATTAGAAAAAAATGGCTTTACGGTTGCCGTTTATATGGATTATGCATCGGAATTGGCCGAAATTATTACGTTGATTTACAACAAAGAAAGCTTTACGTTCTTTAGCGGGAACTTACGCAAAGAAACCTTGCCCCAAGCACTTAAAGCAGCTGCTGTAGAGTTTAACGAAATCGAAACTTATCAAACCAAGTTAACACCTTTTAAAATTTCTAAGGAAGAAAAATTTGATGGCATTATGTTTTTCAGTCCCTCGGCCGTGGAAAGTTATTTGAAGGATAACAAAATAAAAAACGAAATTTGCTTTTGTATTGGCGAAACCACTGCTGAAGCATTAAAAGGGGTTACTAAAAATATTGTTTTACCAGAAATTCCTTCAACAGAACTTTTGATAGAAGAAGTAATCCAAAAATTCAATCTCGATATTAATTAA
- the hemC gene encoding hydroxymethylbilane synthase: MNSKKTIRIGTRDSELALWQAHTVQKKLNDLGYKTEIIAVKSQGDIILDKPLYELGITGIFTKTLDIAMLNGQVDIAVHSMKDVPTALPIGIVQAAVLERANTLDILVHKGNLDFLEGNATIATGSLRRQAQWLHKYPNHTVVDLRGNVNTRMQKLNESDWSGAVFAAAGLERLGLTPSPSPKERGASSASFTIKSPSFGGVGEALDWMIPAPAQGAMVVVAMGNDEFTLDAISQLNDIETEICTYIERQFLKTLEGGCTAPIGALARYCELEDTFVFKGALLSIDGKQKLEIEKIVPVEEWKKLGFNCASEILENGGAELMKVIKESLKK, from the coding sequence ATGAATTCAAAAAAAACAATTCGAATTGGAACTCGCGATAGCGAATTGGCGCTTTGGCAAGCCCATACCGTTCAAAAAAAATTAAATGATTTAGGCTATAAAACCGAAATTATTGCCGTAAAATCGCAAGGCGACATCATCCTTGACAAACCGCTTTACGAACTCGGAATCACCGGAATTTTCACAAAAACACTCGACATCGCTATGCTAAATGGCCAAGTCGATATTGCTGTGCATTCGATGAAAGACGTGCCAACGGCTTTGCCTATTGGGATTGTTCAAGCGGCGGTTCTCGAAAGAGCCAATACGTTGGATATTTTGGTTCACAAAGGAAACCTAGATTTTCTCGAAGGAAACGCAACCATCGCCACCGGAAGTTTGCGTCGTCAAGCCCAATGGCTGCATAAATATCCCAATCATACGGTAGTCGATTTGCGTGGAAACGTGAATACTCGAATGCAAAAACTGAACGAGAGCGATTGGAGTGGAGCCGTTTTTGCCGCTGCAGGTTTGGAAAGATTAGGCCTCACCCCCAGCCCCTCTCCAAAGGAGAGGGGAGCAAGTAGTGCTTCATTCACCATAAAAAGCCCCTCCTTCGGAGGGGTTGGGGAGGCTCTAGATTGGATGATTCCAGCGCCAGCTCAAGGAGCAATGGTAGTTGTTGCGATGGGAAATGATGAATTCACTCTCGATGCAATTTCTCAACTTAACGATATTGAAACTGAAATTTGCACCTATATAGAAAGACAATTCCTTAAAACACTCGAAGGCGGTTGTACTGCACCCATTGGCGCTTTGGCAAGATATTGCGAATTGGAAGACACCTTTGTTTTCAAAGGCGCGTTGTTGTCTATTGACGGAAAACAGAAATTGGAAATCGAAAAAATTGTGCCCGTTGAAGAATGGAAGAAATTAGGGTTCAATTGTGCCAGTGAGATTCTGGAAAACGGCGGAGCGGAGCTGATGAAAGTTATTAAGGAGAGTTTGAAGAAGTAA